The DNA window ATGCTCTTTTTCAGCGATCGCCCAGCCATCGTCTGCTGCTGAAACCCTTACACCGTCCTAGCCTGCGCCTTGTCCTACACCAAGCCCTGCGGCAGTATGTGCTGGAAATCCAGCAACAGCAGCACCATGCGCAGCTAGCCCAGATCAACCAACAGATTGTTCAGCAAATTGAACAGCGCACCCAGGCTCTGGCCGAGCAAACCCACAACCATGCCCAAATTTTGCATGAGCAGGCCCAGCTTGAAGAAACCCTGCGGCAGTCGGAGGCTAAGTTCTCCATTGCTTTTCGCGCCAGTCCCGTCATTTTGTCGATTACTGACCTCAGCGATCGCCGCTACATTGAAGTCAACAATCGTTTCTTGGAAACCTTTGGCTATGAGCGGGATGAAGTTGTCGGACGCACTACGCTGGAGTTTAATAACTGGAATAACCTAGACTCCCGCGAGCAATTTCGCCAACTGCTGCAAGAACAGGGGGTGGTGCGGGGGCAGGAGCATGAGTTTGTCACCAAGTCGGGGCAAATTATTACCGGCATCGTCTCCGCCGATATTATTCCAGTCAACGGTAATCCCTGCATTTTGTCGGTGATTGAAGATATTACGCAGCGCAAGAAAATTGAGCAGGCGCTGAAGCAGGCGGAGCTGAACTATCGCAGCATTTTTGAAAACGCCGTTGACGGTATTTTCCAAACGACGACCGATGGGCGATATTTAGCAGCCAATTTAGCCTTGGTGCAGCTCTACGGCTATGCCACCACGGAGGAATTTCTAGAGTCGCAGTTCAATGCTTCGGATTTGTATAGTCATCCCAATCGACGGGCGGAGTTTCTGGCCATTCTCCACCAAGAGGATCTGATCGCCAATTTTGAGTCTGAAATCCGTCGCCGCGATGGTAGCCATGTGTGGATTTCGGAAACGGCAAGAGTGGTGCGGGATGCCAACGGAGACATTCTCTATTACGAAGGGCTGGTGCGGGATATCAGCGATCGCAAGCGGGCTGAACTAGCGCTGCAGGCCGCGAAGGAGTCGGCAGATGCGGCCAACAAGGCCAAGAGTGAGTTTTTGGCCAATATGAGCCATGAGCTACGGACGCCTCTCAATGCCGTGATTGGCTTCACTCAAATTATGCTGCGGGACAGCAGTATTTCTAATGAGCATCGAGAAAATCTGGAAATCATTCATCGGGCCGGTGAACATCTCCTAGATTTGATCAATGATGTGTTGGAAATGTCCAAAATTGAGGCAGGCAAGACGGTGCTGTCCTCCGATAATGTTGACCTCTACGGGTTATTAGAAGCGCTGCACACCATGATGCAACTGCGGGCAGAGGGGAAAGGGTTGGATCTCAACGTGGCGATCGCCCCGGATGTGCCACGCTATGTCAACACCGACCAGCGCAAGCTCCGCCAAGTGTTGCTCAACCTGCTGAGTAATGCCATTAAATTTACCGAAGCAGGCTGTGTGACCCTGCGCGCCTGGGTGCCATCGAAGCCCAAGCTCACCTCACCGCCAACCCCTTGGATGATTCAGTTTGAGGTGATCGATACGGGGGTAGGCATTGCCGACCATGAACTCGATTTCTTGTTTGAAGCCTTTGCCCAAACCGAAAGTGGGAGGCTGTCTAACCAGGGGACAGGTTTAGGTTTGCCCATTAGCCGAAAATTTATTCAGCTCATGGGCGGGGAAATCACGGTTCGCAGCATCCCCCAACAAGGATCCCAGTTTCAGTTTTATATTCAAGCTATGCCCGTGAGCGCAACCGATGTGCAGCCCCAGATCTCCGATCGCCGGGTCATTGGCCTCGTACCGGGTTTGCCCCAATACCGCATTTTGGTGGTGGATGATAAGTGGGAAAATCGTCAACTGCTGATGAAGCTACTCACCCCCATTGGCCTGCTGGTGCGGGAGGCAGAGCATGGCCAGACAGCGATCGCCATCTGGGAAGAATGGGATCCCCATCTCATTTGGATGGATATGCGGATGCCGGTGATGGATGGCTATGAGGCCACCAAGCAAATTCGCGCATCCCTTAAAGGACAGGCGACGGTGATTCTGGCCTTGACGGCCAGCGCCCTAGAAGAGGAAAAACTTGTGGTACTATCCGCAGGTTGCAACGACTTTGTCCGTAAGCCGTTTCGAGAAGCTGATTTATTTAGCAAAATGGCAGACTACCTGGGTCTGCGCTACGTTTACGAAGAGCAGGCGATCGCCCCCCCAGCAACCCTGGATCCCCTCGATCTCACCCCTGAAGACCTATCGGTGATGCCCCCCACCTGGGTTCAGGAGCTATACACCGCCGCCCGCAGCGGTGATGATGAATACCTGCATGGTCTCATTCAGGACATTCCATCCTGCCATGCCTCCCTGATTAACGGACTGACTGATCTGACCAACAATTTCCACTTCGATCACATTACTCAATTGGCCAGCTTGCAGCATGACTAGCGCTCCTCACTCCTCCGCCAAGGCTGACATCCTTGTGGTAGACGACCAACCGGATAACATTCGTCTCCTGTCAACCTTGCTCATTGAACAGGGTTACAAAGTTCGCAAGGCAACCAACGGCGAGATGGCTCTCAATGCCATTGATATTCGCCTGCCAGACTTGATCTTGCTCGACATTAACATGCCCAGCCTAAATGGGTATGAGGTTTGCAGGTCGCTCAAAGCCAATCCTAAAACCAGTCACATTCCCGTGATTTTCCTTAGCGCCCTCGATGACAGCCTCGATAAGGTGCGTGCGTTCCAGGTGGGGGGATCGGACTATGTCAGCAAGCCATTCCAGGTGGAAGAGGTGCTGGCCCGGTTGGAAAACCATCTCACCATTCAGCGGCAGCGGCAGCAGCTCTGTGAACAGAATACTCGCCTGCAGCAGGAAATTGAAACGCGGCAGCAGACGGAGGAAATTCTTTATCAATCTCGGGCGCTGCTGGCGAGTGTGTTAAACAGTTCCCTAGACGGGGTTGGCGCGGCCCAGTCGGTGCGCGATCGCTTGGGAGAAATTGCCGATTTTCGTTGCTTGGTGGTCAACCCCGTTGCGGCACGGCTGGTGGGACAACGGCGCGAAGATCTCACCGGCAAATTACTGCTGCGATCGCTGTTGGATAAGGTCGATAGTGCATTATTCCCGTCCTTGGCCAACGTGGTCGAAACCGGACAGGTGCTAGAGCGCGAACTCTACCATGTCTACGAAGGCATTGAAACCTGGTTCCAACTGGTGTCTGTCAAACTAGGGGATGGCTTTGCGGTTACCTTTCGAGACATCACCCGCCAAAAGCAATCGGAAATGGAATTGCAGATGGCGAATCTAGAGCTACAGCGCTTAGCGAATCTGGATGGTCTCACCCAGTTGGCCAACCGCCGTCGATTTGATGCTTACCTCGATCAAGAATGGCGACGGCTGCGACGGGAACAACTGCCGCTGTCGTTGATTGTCTGCGATGTGGACTACTTCAAATCCTACAACGATCGCTATGGACACCAAGCAGGCGATGATTGCCTGAAGCGGATCGCCCAAGCCTTAACCGCGACGATTCGCCGACCGGCAGATCTAGTCGCCCGCTACGGAGGTGAAGAGTTGGCGATTATTCTTCCCAATACCAGTGAAGTGGGTGCCATCCATGTGGCCCAGCAAGTGTCAGCAGCGATCGCCCAGTTGCAAATTCCCCATGCCGATTCCAGCGTCAGTGCCCACGTAACTGCCAGTATGGGCATTGCTAGCTTCATTCCCTCCGAGGAGCGATCGCCCCATAGTCTTTTTGCGGCGGCGGATCAGGCCCTCTATGCAGCGAAACAACAGGGACGCGATCGCTACTGTCTAGCGTCTCAAACCTAGGGCGATCGCCCATCCCAAGGCCCATTCCAGAGCGATCGCTTACCTGTCTATCATGAGTCAAGCGATCGCTCTTTGATAGCGACTCCCATGACCTTCACTCGACCACCAAAAGGAAGCGCTGCTGCCTGATAGATTGTCCTAGCGGGTCGTCGATCTTCTGGAAATAGATCAGCGTATAGCTTATTGACTTCCGCTACGTCATTGAGGTCAATAAAGGCAATATCAATAAAGGTGAGATCGTCTACGGAGAAGTCTGCAGCTCGAAGGGCGGCGAAAAGGTTACTAAAAGCCCGCTCGGCTTCATCGCGGACGGTACCTGGAATATAGTCACCAGACTCGTTAATGGAAAGTTGACCACTGAGATAACAGATATTATCTACAACGACGGCATGGCTAATAGGCGAAGACCATTGGGGTAAACCGTCACCATGCATCACAAATTTGCGCATTGCTCTTTTGCTAAAAAAAGTGCTGTGTAGAGACCTATCATACAGCATCAACTCTCTTTCTTTGATTGCATTGGTTTGATACGCCGTTGCTGTCTAACGGTTGAAATGATGTGAGGCGAACCCCTACCGAGCGCGCCAGAATTTAATGGGTAAGCTAACAAACAACGTCGCTATTTAATTATTGTGCCTATGGAGTAACCTAGGAATTACATCTGTTGCGATCATTGCAACCATTAAGTAGCCGAGTAGCCAACGCATCTTGCAGATAAGCGATCGCCCTGGGTAGTACAGCAACTCAGTGGAGTGAAGGTAAGTTAAAGGTCACTTCACCATGGGTGGCTTTTAATTATCTTTTGAACCGAATGATTGGGTTGCAACGCTATCTTGGTGCTCTCTGCCAACCTGCTGCAACCGCTTCTGATTCTGAGCAGAACCACCTTTCTCCCTTGCTAGGATCAATGATTGTTCCGCTGTAATCTCTCATGCCTGGAACATGATAAAGCCTAGCCCCCGTGGAAATTGAAATATTACCTTTGACAACACAGTCTGGTTTTACAATTGATGCAATTGGTGTGGGTGAGCGGCTAGGACTGCTCTGTATCTGAAGCAGAACAATGCCGGCCATAATGACAAGGACAAAGAGACCAAGGATAGTTTCGATCAATCCACCTTTCCTTCTTCTCCGCTTGCTTGGCGCACTTCTCTGCTTGTTTGGCGCAGGTTTTACGTTTTGTAATGTTGAAGATTGGGAAACAACGCCTTGAATTGCAGCACCAGAAGCACGAGTTTTTCCATCCGATTGAGTGACTAACTCATAGAAAATGGTGTCTCCAACTTTTGGGCGACGACCCGTTGTTCTTATGGCACTGATATGGAGAAAAACCTCTTCTCCGCTTTCGCTGGGCTTGATAAATCCAAACCCTCTATCATCGTTCCACTTTACTAATTGCCCCTTATTCAAACCAGGCTTCATGAAAAACTTTACCCTCAAATCGCCTGAGCATCTCAGCCAGAAAAACTTGCTCCATGTATGCCTGGAAATCTAATGGACAGTTGTCATGCACCGTCCCAACCAAAAGCTAAGCAGCTCAACTGTTGTTTATGCTGAATGTATCCTCTCAGGTCATCATAACATCCCTCATCAGGTCAAATAGCTAGACCATAGTTGAATGCTCTTCAACTGATGCGGGCTAGGCTGAAAATTATCCGTATAGCAGTATTCTTTAGGCTGTTATGCAGATGCTGTTCTGTCCTATGGATGATGTCATAGCTACACCCCTCCCAGGAAAATTGGTTGCTCCTTTATCCATGGAATCATATTGCTGGAGTTGGTTAATACGCATTGGTTTCTTAGGAGGATGCGTGATGCTGCGCTAGAGCATTCTACGAGATGGGCGATCGCCCTTGAAATACCGACTATTATGCTGAAGTTCTTTGCCTAACCGGGCGTTGCCGCTACCTTTGTCGTCCGGGGAGCGTAAACCGGAATATTGAGCCGACACCGAGTTCGCTCTCTAAGGTCACGACCCCGTCGTGCGCTTCGACAAACGTTTTAACGATGGCGAGACCCAGCCCAAAACCTCCTTTCTTATCGGGATCTGTTTCGTGTTTCTCGAACACGGTCTGGCAGCGCTCCGGCGAGATCCCGCCCCCATTGTCTTGAACGAAACACTCAACATCACCTGCCACACCTATCTCACGCGCACCGATGATGACTTCCCCGTGCGGCGTATAGGCGATCGCGTTGGAGATCAGGTTTTGGAAAATCCGTCTCACCAGGCTGGCATCAGCGTAGGCGACAAAATCCTCGGGTACGGTATTGGTCAGGCGAGTGGTGCTTGTCCCGTCAACGGGGTAGAGGTCATGGATGAGGACTTCGACCAAGGGCCACAGATCAAAGTTCCGGCGCGCCAACTTAACGCCGACCTCGGGTACCAAATTGGTGTTCTCCTTGATGACCTTACTGATTAACTCTTCTAGGTGGTGAACATTCCGGTTGAGAATCTTGATCATCTGTGTAGCTTGTGGCGCTTCGGTACAATCCCGAGCAAGGAGCTTTTCGAGAACCCGCGCGGAAAGCGCAATGGCATTCAGGGGCGTGCGCAGGTCATGGGCTACGAACGATAAATACTGCTCTCGCTGCCGTTGCACCTCGACTGCCTTATGGGTAGCAAATGACTGCACAGCCGACCCGATCGCTCCATCGAGGACGCGGTTGAGAACATGGAACGGCCTTCCCTGTATGCTCAAACCATTCCGATCGGCTAGGTCGTGGATACAGCCGCGCAGGATGTTGTATTCGGCAACCACCTCCTCAATATCGAAGGCGTCTTTGGCCCGCTGCAAGCCGTGGGTGGATGGACTGTCGCCGACAAGGGCTTGGGCGATCGTCTCGCTTGACCCGACTCGGAGGGCGGTTGCAAGTTCTGTCAGCAGATGGGGCATGTGATCGTTGAGGTTCGGCACGTCGAGATCCCGCGCTGCTGGGAGTGTCCGGACTTGGGCCCGCCACTCAGCAAGCAAGGCGTCGCGCTTGTGATCGATAAGCTGTGCAAGTTCGCCGATGATGTTCATAGCCATGAACCCTCCGCTGACGCGATTAGTTGAGACTGCCTCTTCCGCTTAACTGCTCGTTGTACTGAATATATAGCGGTCATCCATTCAGTTGAGACGGCAAATCCCCGCGCTCTGGCAGCTATACAGACCAAACCCGCCTACACGGGGGCGTTGCTGAATCGACCATTTGCTGATTTGCGCTAAGAAACCGTGAGCGAAACGCTCACACTACCTTGATGGTGAATGAGTGGGAGCATCTTGCTACCATGCCAATTTCATCGCCTCATTCAGCAACGCCTACATGGGTTCAAAACACCCTAATCTTTGGATGCCCTAGCCCATCTGACTCCTGCTAAATCTTTCCTAAGCATCATAACACCCCTTATAAGAGCAAATAACTAGACTTTAGTTGAAGATGCTGCTGCTGAGGCGGGCTAGGCTGAAAATCGTCTGTATAGCCACTCTGATTGGGATGGTACGCAGATTTGGATCAGCCTAGTACCGAAAAATAGAAGAACGAAGACAGAAGAACGAAGACAGAAGAACGAAAAGGAAGTTCAGGACACATAAGGGTTTCTGCTTTAGCAACTAGGTGGATCACGTCCGTCTCAGCGTATTAGCCATCTATGCAGGGTGGTATGACAACTAGACTCTTGATAAAACCTCACCTAGGGCAATGATAGATATCAACGTCACCAGATTGCATATCTTCTAGGGTGTCCTGCAGATAAGTTTAGACAATCATTATGATAAGGAGCGATCGCTCTCTGGTCACAAATCCCTTTGTAGCTCTTTTGCGTAGTGCATCAACCTTGGGAAAAAGTCTAGGAAATCCTGTTCTAAATCATCATAATGCTGCATCACCTCTTGCCCTGCGGTTGCCAAGCAGGTTGGACGCTTAAACCGGCGGGCTACTCGTGCAAAGGTACGATCGACCCCAGCCATGGTACGGCAGTCGCCCAGCCAGTTTTGCTGAATCATGGTCGGCAATGCCCGCTGCAACGATTCTGGGAGGCGATCGCGATCGCGCCACAGGAGCTGATAGATGTCGTCAATAAATTGATCAAGGCTGTTGGCATAGAAGTGATGCCAGTTGCGCGTTAAAAAATGGTCGTAACTGATATCAATAATGATGCCGGCTAGCCGACGGTAGGGTGGCTGAAGGCGCTGACGGCTGCGACAGTGGACGGGATGGCGATCGGTGAATTGGTCGATATCGCGATGGGTTTGAATGCCTTGGAGGATGACAGGGCTGTAGCGATCGCTATGGTTCGCAAGGCAGCCTTTAACAAAATCACCGAGGAGGTTGCCCAGGCGTGCCTCATCGGAAGGGTTGGCCAGTCGCAGGTGGGCTAGGTGGTTCATGGTTCTAGGGTAGCCTGTGCAGCAAATCATAGCCTCAAGGTGAGCTAGGCCACACTATTTCTTGGCCAGCTCTTCTAAAATCCAGGGATGGGTTTTGAGGTTTTGCATAAGAGCACATGCGGTTCTGCTGAACACCTAACCCATGGCCAGGCTCTAAGCAAGCTGTTTCGCTAAAATCGAAGATAGGACGTCTTAACCTAGAAACGTCTAGGACTGGTTGACTGAGAAAATTTGTGAGCCAGATTTCCGAAAGCCCGCACCTCAGCTCTTGAGACAGGACACCGGAAGGGTAGATCGGCTCCCCTCGCCCTTGGGGCAAGGACTTGGAGGTGAGGGTTACCAGCTTTTGTCAGTCCACCAGCTTCCAGGATGGCGATCGCTTCACTATCCCGTGATCTCCTCTCCACGCAGGCTCATGCTGGCTCTGGGCATGAGGAGAACGATTTGTTCGCCGCGCAGGATCAGCGTATGCAATATATTGACATCAACATGACCCCGTTAGCTCGGTTGGAACGTCATTCCTTGAGGAGTAGAGCGTTGCTCCCGGCCAATGGCGTTGTCCTTCCCCCAGGTTTTGAGCGATCGCCGACGGTGGCAGCCCTAGGGAGCGATCGCCCTTCGCGGGTGGGTCTATTGCGGCGAGGTCGAGCCTTGGCGCTACCGATGCCCCATAACTGGTTAGCATCCCAGCCCCTGAGTTCTAGGTCTCGGCGGAGACAAGCTTCTCCCCAAGCGATCGCCACAGAGCTCAAGCCCCAGGGAACGATGCCCCAATATGCCCATTCCTCCGTGGTCACCCATCCGGTGCAAATTTATCCGGTGCAGTCGCACCATGCCCAGATAGCGGCTTGCTTGGTCGAGCACCATTGGCCGTTAGAAGCTGGGCCCGTGTTAGGTCTGGCCTTTGATGAACCGGCCTATGGAGAAGATGGCATGGTGTGGGGCGGCGAATTTTTCCGAGCAGACTACCATCAGGTGCAGCGGTTGGCTACGCTGAAGCCGGTTCCCCTGCTGGGTAATGAGCGGGCGATCGCCGAACCTTGGCGGAATACCTACGCCCACCTCATTTCTGCGTTTGACTGGGATGATGTCAATGCTGTCTATGGTCAGCTTGAGCTGATTCAGTTTCTCCATGCACAGCCACGGATCTTGCTGAACCAATTGATGATTACTGGAGCCCAAGCGCCGAAAACCTCCTCCGTGAGTCGCTGGTTTGATGCCGTGGCGGCGGCTATCGGCCTGCATCGTGAGGCAGCAGACTATGGTGGTCAGGGGGGGGACGCTCTAGAGCAATGTATTCAACCTACGGACTGGATCCGTGCGGAGCGATCGCCCTATCCCTTCTCGGTGGATAAGATGCGTTTACGCACAGGACAGCGGCTTCCCTATTTAGATCCCCGTTCTATGTGGCATGCTTTGCTGGAAGATCTGAGCCAAGGAGAATCCATGGGGTTGATGGCAGCCCGCTTTCAGGTGGGTCTAGGACATGCGATCGCGGACTTAGCGATGGAGTTAGCCCAAGCACAAGGGCTGACCCATGTTGCCCTCGTGGGGTCGATGGTGCATTATCCACGCCTCACCCAGTTGATCACCCAGCGTTTGATCGATAGCGGCTATCCCGTCTTGGCGGCTCCACGCCGATCTCCGGAAGCCCAAGTGCTGCTAGGACAGCTTGCCGTTGGTGCAGCCCGCACCCTGAATGTTGCATCAGCAGAGACCTTGATCGCCCAAGAATCGGTGATTTGTTCCTGATGTGGCGGATTCGGATGGAAAAGACCGCTATCGTTTTGTTGCAGGTTACGTCTGAATCATGGATCCCTTGTCAGGATGTTAAAGGGGTATTGATCGGCCCTTGCCCTAGGGCAGACCCATACGATATCTCTTTGAGCTAGACCGTCCCTTAGCTTTTCTGACGCGATCGCGCTCAATGCAAACGTTACGGAGTTTTTTGCTATGAATCCCCCCCTACTGCATCCCGATGACTCCTCGCCTCAGGATCCTTCATCTCTAGACCAACTCCTGCATCGGCAACTGCGTCAGTCTGTGTCTCGCTATTTCTATGAATCCTGTGATGGAGTGATGCAGGCGCTCTTGCTAAGCTGCCAGTGGCAAATTACCACCACCGTCGATGCGCTGACTCTTGTCATCCACTGTCCTAACCCTGCTACCCATCACCGGGTATTGAACTACTTGCCGTCCCTGGCCCGCTATCTAGCCCGCTTTGGCAACACAGCCCGCATCCACATCGGCTCAGCAGATAGCGATGCTCCTGCTTTAGATATTCAAGTCGATGATTACTCGTTGACGGAGTGAGCTGGTTGACATGATCTGGTGCTGGTGAGGTCTAGATGGGTGAACTCAACTCCATGAACCTGAGTTTGATGATGTTATGAAAGAACTCTATGGATGGATAGGATGGCGTATGGCCTGCGGTATGGCTCCGCTCAACGCATCCAAGCCTCATGAAACGGTGCGCTACAGCAACGAATTCACGTTCGATGAAGCTAAGGTGCCGGGTTTCAACGTTGCTCAGCCCTCGTCTCATCAGGATTTGAGCAG is part of the Leptolyngbya sp. CCY15150 genome and encodes:
- a CDS encoding PAS domain-containing hybrid sensor histidine kinase/response regulator translates to MDAELLNHASLDVRTFDHWQAALDVVQTCQAAEQAIPIALMDCVEPDWGDRFWEVLQSQSPQTVGISLVEPCDSADALFQRSPSHRLLLKPLHRPSLRLVLHQALRQYVLEIQQQQHHAQLAQINQQIVQQIEQRTQALAEQTHNHAQILHEQAQLEETLRQSEAKFSIAFRASPVILSITDLSDRRYIEVNNRFLETFGYERDEVVGRTTLEFNNWNNLDSREQFRQLLQEQGVVRGQEHEFVTKSGQIITGIVSADIIPVNGNPCILSVIEDITQRKKIEQALKQAELNYRSIFENAVDGIFQTTTDGRYLAANLALVQLYGYATTEEFLESQFNASDLYSHPNRRAEFLAILHQEDLIANFESEIRRRDGSHVWISETARVVRDANGDILYYEGLVRDISDRKRAELALQAAKESADAANKAKSEFLANMSHELRTPLNAVIGFTQIMLRDSSISNEHRENLEIIHRAGEHLLDLINDVLEMSKIEAGKTVLSSDNVDLYGLLEALHTMMQLRAEGKGLDLNVAIAPDVPRYVNTDQRKLRQVLLNLLSNAIKFTEAGCVTLRAWVPSKPKLTSPPTPWMIQFEVIDTGVGIADHELDFLFEAFAQTESGRLSNQGTGLGLPISRKFIQLMGGEITVRSIPQQGSQFQFYIQAMPVSATDVQPQISDRRVIGLVPGLPQYRILVVDDKWENRQLLMKLLTPIGLLVREAEHGQTAIAIWEEWDPHLIWMDMRMPVMDGYEATKQIRASLKGQATVILALTASALEEEKLVVLSAGCNDFVRKPFREADLFSKMADYLGLRYVYEEQAIAPPATLDPLDLTPEDLSVMPPTWVQELYTAARSGDDEYLHGLIQDIPSCHASLINGLTDLTNNFHFDHITQLASLQHD
- a CDS encoding diguanylate cyclase, coding for MTSAPHSSAKADILVVDDQPDNIRLLSTLLIEQGYKVRKATNGEMALNAIDIRLPDLILLDINMPSLNGYEVCRSLKANPKTSHIPVIFLSALDDSLDKVRAFQVGGSDYVSKPFQVEEVLARLENHLTIQRQRQQLCEQNTRLQQEIETRQQTEEILYQSRALLASVLNSSLDGVGAAQSVRDRLGEIADFRCLVVNPVAARLVGQRREDLTGKLLLRSLLDKVDSALFPSLANVVETGQVLERELYHVYEGIETWFQLVSVKLGDGFAVTFRDITRQKQSEMELQMANLELQRLANLDGLTQLANRRRFDAYLDQEWRRLRREQLPLSLIVCDVDYFKSYNDRYGHQAGDDCLKRIAQALTATIRRPADLVARYGGEELAIILPNTSEVGAIHVAQQVSAAIAQLQIPHADSSVSAHVTASMGIASFIPSEERSPHSLFAAADQALYAAKQQGRDRYCLASQT
- a CDS encoding RidA family protein; this encodes MRKFVMHGDGLPQWSSPISHAVVVDNICYLSGQLSINESGDYIPGTVRDEAERAFSNLFAALRAADFSVDDLTFIDIAFIDLNDVAEVNKLYADLFPEDRRPARTIYQAAALPFGGRVKVMGVAIKERSLDS
- a CDS encoding cold shock domain-containing protein, producing MKPGLNKGQLVKWNDDRGFGFIKPSESGEEVFLHISAIRTTGRRPKVGDTIFYELVTQSDGKTRASGAAIQGVVSQSSTLQNVKPAPNKQRSAPSKRRRRKGGLIETILGLFVLVIMAGIVLLQIQSSPSRSPTPIASIVKPDCVVKGNISISTGARLYHVPGMRDYSGTIIDPSKGERWFCSESEAVAAGWQRAPR
- a CDS encoding sensor histidine kinase; this translates as MNIIGELAQLIDHKRDALLAEWRAQVRTLPAARDLDVPNLNDHMPHLLTELATALRVGSSETIAQALVGDSPSTHGLQRAKDAFDIEEVVAEYNILRGCIHDLADRNGLSIQGRPFHVLNRVLDGAIGSAVQSFATHKAVEVQRQREQYLSFVAHDLRTPLNAIALSARVLEKLLARDCTEAPQATQMIKILNRNVHHLEELISKVIKENTNLVPEVGVKLARRNFDLWPLVEVLIHDLYPVDGTSTTRLTNTVPEDFVAYADASLVRRIFQNLISNAIAYTPHGEVIIGAREIGVAGDVECFVQDNGGGISPERCQTVFEKHETDPDKKGGFGLGLAIVKTFVEAHDGVVTLESELGVGSIFRFTLPGRQR
- a CDS encoding ACP phosphodiesterase; its protein translation is MNHLAHLRLANPSDEARLGNLLGDFVKGCLANHSDRYSPVILQGIQTHRDIDQFTDRHPVHCRSRQRLQPPYRRLAGIIIDISYDHFLTRNWHHFYANSLDQFIDDIYQLLWRDRDRLPESLQRALPTMIQQNWLGDCRTMAGVDRTFARVARRFKRPTCLATAGQEVMQHYDDLEQDFLDFFPRLMHYAKELQRDL